A single genomic interval of Camelina sativa cultivar DH55 chromosome 11, Cs, whole genome shotgun sequence harbors:
- the LOC104724480 gene encoding glycerophosphodiester phosphodiesterase GDPD2, producing MALRTVLVSDVPSLPESVYGLTEGLELSKPTSFRLPGFSVIGHRGIGMNVLQSSDRRTRGVKENSILSFNSAAKYPIDFIEFDVQVTKDDCPVIFHDDFIYSEENGIVNESRVTDLSLSEFLLYGPQKESERIGKTLMRKSKEGKVLKWDVDLDDSLCTLQDAFEQVEQTLGFNIELKFDDHILYEREFLVHVLRAVLQVVSDYAKDRPVIFSSFQPDAAKLVKELQSTYPVFFLTDTGNEIHNDVRRNTLEEAIKVCLEGGLQGIVSEVKGVFRNPAAIAKIKESNLSLLTYGKLNNVGEAVYMQYVMGIDGVIVDFVEEIIESTRLMMIRPPSSSSPLPSPTKDDDGAITRPEFSQKEIAFLLKLLSQLIQN from the exons ATGGCTCTTAGAACTGTGCTCGTCTCCGACGTCCCTAGCCTCCCGGAGTCCGTTTACGGATTAACCGAAG GTTTAGAATTGAGCAAACCGACCTCGTTTAGGTTGCCTGGTTTCTCGGTGATCGGACATAGAGGAATCGGTATGAATGTGTTGCAATCGTCTGATCGTAGGACGAGAGGTGTTAAAGAAAACTCAATTCTGTCATTTAATTCCGCCGCCAAGTATCCTATCGATTTCATTGAGTTCGATGTTCAG gTGACAAAAGATGATTGTCCTGTCATTTTCCATGATGACTTCATCTACTCTGAAGAAAAc GGTATTGTTAATGAGAGTAGAGTGACGGATCTGAGTCTGTCTGAGTTTCTTCTTTATGGACCTCAGAAGGAGTCTGAGAGAATTGGGAAGACCCTGATGAGGAAATCCAAAGAGGGGAAGGTTTTGAAATGGGACGTTGACTTGGATGATTCTCTTTGCACGTTGCAAGATGCTTTCGAACAAGTTGAACAAACTCTTGGGTTCAATATCGAGTTGAAATTCGATGATCATATCCTCTATGAACGAGAGTTTCTTGTCCATGTCCTGAGAGCAGTTCTTCAG GTGGTCTCTGATTATGCTAAAGACAGACCAGTGATCTTCTCAAGTTTCCAACCAGATGCAGCAAAACTTGTTAAGGAGCTGCAGAGCACTTACCCT GTTTTCTTTCTGACTGATACGGGGAATGAGATTCACAATGACGTGAGAAGAAACACACTCGAAGAAGCCATTAAAGTTTGCTTGGAAGGAGGTCTTCAAGGCATTGTTTCAGAGGTAAAAGGAGTGTTCAGAAACCCAGCAGCCATTGCCAAGATCAAAGAATCTAACCTCTCTCTCCTCACATATGGCAAACTCAA CAATGTGGGAGAGGCCGTGTACATGCAATATGTGATGGGGATTGATGGAGTGATTGTAGATTTTGTTGAGGAGATTATAGAGTCCACGAGACTCATGATGATAagaccaccatcatcatcatcaccattacCATCACCTACCAAGGATGATGATGGTGCCATTACACGACCTGAGTTTTCACAGAAGGAGATTGCTTttcttctcaagcttctctctcaattaatacaaaattga
- the LOC104724479 gene encoding histone acetyltransferase KAT6B-like, with the protein MGPVTYNDLPIGMRFRPSDLEMAVYFLYKRAFGYQMNARIVPEDCHDIFSRHPQDLPDYEKEDEHWYFYRKKSKSPTKSYNLWIPTGEETEVLDPKKNDKLVGIKHSFAFIENEEEESENNGLPDEEETPEYNWYLDEISLPLTVTDTDWTMCHVYCKNTKPEFVSLPVVPYESESESEPESDQSEGEEEEEEEEEEEEEEEEEEEEEEEEEEEKEKSVEKPAAETLNLVKEKKDETGLLPPPPASP; encoded by the exons ATGGGGCCTGTAACATACAACGACCTGCCAATAGGGATGAGGTTTCGTCCTTcagatttggagatggcagttTATTTCTTGTACAAGAGAGCTTTCGGATATCAGATGAATGCTCGTATAGTACCTGAAGACTGTCATGATATCTTCTCAAGACATCCTCAGGACTTGCCTG ACTATGAAAAGGAAGATGAGCATTGGTACTTCTATcggaaaaaatctaaaagtccTACCAAGTCTTATAATCTTTGGATACCAACTGGAGAAGAAACGGAAGTGTTGGATCCAAAGAAGAATGACAAATTAGTCGGTATAAAACATTCATTTGCTTTCattgagaacgaagaagaagaatccgaaAATAACGGTTTGCCTGACGAAGAAGAAACTCCAGAATACAATTGGTACTTGGATGAAATTAGTCTCCCATTGACAGTTACAGATACTGATTGGACTATGTGCCACGTCTATTGCAAGAATACCAAACCTGAGTTTGTAAGTTTGCCAGTAGTCCCATACGAATccgaatccgaatccgaacccgagtCGGATCAATcggaaggagaggaagaagaagaagaagaagaagaagaagaagaagaagaagaagaagaagaagaagaagaagaagaagaagaagaagaaaaagaaaaaagtgtagAGAAGCCTGCAGCAGAAACATTGAAccttgttaaagaaaaaaaagacgaaaccggtcttcttcctccacctccTGCTTCACCTTAA
- the LOC104724481 gene encoding uncharacterized protein At2g33490 isoform X1, whose translation MMKASFGRLRRYALPKTDAIDVGELFPTAQIEGLARAAKDMQDMREGYDRLLEVAAAMANSAYEFSESLGEMGSCLTQIAPHNDQETGGILLMLGKVQFELQKLVDTYRSQIFKTITRPSESLLSDLRTVEDMKQQCEEKRDVVKHMITEHVKDKVQLKGSKGERLIRRQLETARDELQDEATLCIFRLKSLKEGQARSLLTQAARHHTAQMHMFFAGLNSLEAVEHQVRIAAERQHIDCELSDHGNEMECSEDNDDDDDRLVNRDGELSFDYITSEQRVEVISTPHGSMKMDDTDLSFQRPSPTAAATVNADHREEHQHPISNRDRRTSSHSAPLFPEKKSDIADRLMRQVTPSANAYILPTPVDSKSSSIFTKPVTQTSHSANLWHSSPLEPIKTAHKDVESNLYSRLPRPSEHAFSGPLKPSSTRLPVPVPAQAQSSSPRISPTASPPLASSPRINELHELPRPPGQFAPPRRSKSPGLVGHSAPLAAWNQERSNVVVSTNIVASPLPVPPLVVARSFSIPSRNQRAMVQQPLPERNQNRVASPPPLPLTPASLMNLRSLSRSQVGEVAHQSGLIRGNGNKTNLVFL comes from the exons ATGATGAAAGCTTCGTTTGGAAGGTTAAGGAGATACGCATTGCCTAAGACCGATGCGATTGATGTTGGAGAGCTTTTTCCCACCGCTCAGATTGAAGGTCTTGCTCGAGCTGCTAAG gaTATGCAAGACATGAGAGAAGGTTATGATAGATTACTTGAGGTAGCTGCTGCGATGGCTAATAGCGCATATG AGTTTTCTGAATCATTGGGGGAAATGGGTTCATGCTTGACACAAATCGCGCCTCATAATGATCAAGAAACTG GTGGAATTCTGCTAATGTTAGGTAAAGTTCAGTTTGAGCTTCAGAAACTCGTCGACACTTAT cGTTCTCAAATATTCAAGACCATTACACGACCATCAGAGTCACTTCTTAGTGACCTTAGAACCGTCGAG GATATGAAGCAACAATGTGAAGAAAAGAG AGACGTCGTTAAGCACATGATTACGGAGCATGTGAAAGACAAGGTACAACTTAAAGGCAGTAAAGGGGAAAGACTTATTCGCCGTCAGTTAGAGACTGCCCGTGATGAGCTACAAGATGAGGCGACTTTGTGCATTTTCCGATTGAAATCTCTAAAGGAAGGCCAAGCTCGAAGTCTCCTCACACAAGCTGCCCGCCATCACACTGCTCAG ATGCATATGTTCTTTGCTGGTCTAAACTCGCTGGAGGCAGTAGAGCACCAAGTCAGAATTGCTGCAGAGAGACAACACATCGACTGTGAGCTCTCTGATCATGGGAACGAAATGGAATGTAGTgaggataatgatgatgatgatgaccgaCTTGTTAACAGAGATGGAGAACTAAGTTTTGACTACATAACAAGTGAGCAGAGAGTAGAAGTTATATCTACACCACATGGATCGATGAag ATGGATGACACAGATCTCTCGTTTCAACGCCCTTCACctacagcagcagcaaca GTAAATGCAGATCATAGGGAAGAGCACCAGCACCCAATTTCAAACCGAGATCGCAGAACGAGCAGCCATTCAGCACCTTTGTTTCCGGAAAAGAAATCTGATATAGCAGATAGATTGATGAGACAGGTGACGCCATCTGCAAATGCTTACATATTACCAACTCCAGTCGATTCAAAGTCCTCATCAATCTTCACAAAACCCGTCACCCAAACAAGCCACAGTGCAAACTTATGGCATTCTTCTCCGCTAGAACCGATAAAGACCGCTCATAAAGATGTGGAAAGCAACCTCTATTCCCGTCTTCCCCGTCCTTCAGAACACGCATTTTCTGGACCACTTAAACCATCCTCGACCCGTCTTCCAGTTCCAGTTCCTGCTCAGGCTCAGTCATCTTCTCCAAGGATCTCTCCTACTGCTTCACCTCCGCTTGCTTCTTCTCCTCGGATCAACGAACTCCATGAGCTTCCAAGACCACCAGGTCAGTTTGCACCGCCACGACGCTCGAAATCTCCTGGTCTGGTTGGTCATTCGGCGCCATTAGCGGCTTGGAATCAAGAAAGAAGCAATGTAGTTGTGTCAACGAACATTGTAGCATCACCACTTCCGGTACCACCACTTGTCGTAGCGAGAAGCTTCTCTATACCTTCTAGAAACCAGAGAGCCATGGTTCAACAACCCTTGCCTGAGAGGAACCAAAACAGAGTAGCCTCTCCACCGCCTTTGCCACTAACGCCAGCGTCTCTGATGAATCTCAGATCGCTGTCTCGGTCTCAAGTTGGGGAAGTTGCTCATCAGAGCGGACTAATTAGAGGTAACGGAAACAAAACTAACTTGGTCTTTCTGTAA
- the LOC104724481 gene encoding uncharacterized protein At2g33490 isoform X2, producing MMKASFGRLRRYALPKTDAIDVGELFPTAQIEGLARAAKDMQDMREGYDRLLEVAAAMANSAYEFSESLGEMGSCLTQIAPHNDQETGGILLMLGKVQFELQKLVDTYRSQIFKTITRPSESLLSDLRTVEDMKQQCEEKRDVVKHMITEHVKDKVQLKGSKGERLIRRQLETARDELQDEATLCIFRLKSLKEGQARSLLTQAARHHTAQMHMFFAGLNSLEAVEHQVRIAAERQHIDCELSDHGNEMECSEDNDDDDDRLVNRDGELSFDYITSEQRVEVISTPHGSMKMDDTDLSFQRPSPTAAATVNADHREEHQHPISNRDRRTSSHSAPLFPEKKSDIADRLMRQVTPSANAYILPTPVDSKSSSIFTKPVTQTSHSANLWHSSPLEPIKTAHKDVESNLYSRLPRPSEHAFSGPLKPSSTRLPVPVPAQAQSSSPRISPTASPPLASSPRINELHELPRPPGQFAPPRRSKSPGLVGHSAPLAAWNQERSNVVVSTNIVASPLPVPPLVVARSFSIPSRNQRAMVQQPLPERNQNRVASPPPLPLTPASLMNLRSLSRSQVGEVAHQSGLIRGVKLTEHY from the exons ATGATGAAAGCTTCGTTTGGAAGGTTAAGGAGATACGCATTGCCTAAGACCGATGCGATTGATGTTGGAGAGCTTTTTCCCACCGCTCAGATTGAAGGTCTTGCTCGAGCTGCTAAG gaTATGCAAGACATGAGAGAAGGTTATGATAGATTACTTGAGGTAGCTGCTGCGATGGCTAATAGCGCATATG AGTTTTCTGAATCATTGGGGGAAATGGGTTCATGCTTGACACAAATCGCGCCTCATAATGATCAAGAAACTG GTGGAATTCTGCTAATGTTAGGTAAAGTTCAGTTTGAGCTTCAGAAACTCGTCGACACTTAT cGTTCTCAAATATTCAAGACCATTACACGACCATCAGAGTCACTTCTTAGTGACCTTAGAACCGTCGAG GATATGAAGCAACAATGTGAAGAAAAGAG AGACGTCGTTAAGCACATGATTACGGAGCATGTGAAAGACAAGGTACAACTTAAAGGCAGTAAAGGGGAAAGACTTATTCGCCGTCAGTTAGAGACTGCCCGTGATGAGCTACAAGATGAGGCGACTTTGTGCATTTTCCGATTGAAATCTCTAAAGGAAGGCCAAGCTCGAAGTCTCCTCACACAAGCTGCCCGCCATCACACTGCTCAG ATGCATATGTTCTTTGCTGGTCTAAACTCGCTGGAGGCAGTAGAGCACCAAGTCAGAATTGCTGCAGAGAGACAACACATCGACTGTGAGCTCTCTGATCATGGGAACGAAATGGAATGTAGTgaggataatgatgatgatgatgaccgaCTTGTTAACAGAGATGGAGAACTAAGTTTTGACTACATAACAAGTGAGCAGAGAGTAGAAGTTATATCTACACCACATGGATCGATGAag ATGGATGACACAGATCTCTCGTTTCAACGCCCTTCACctacagcagcagcaaca GTAAATGCAGATCATAGGGAAGAGCACCAGCACCCAATTTCAAACCGAGATCGCAGAACGAGCAGCCATTCAGCACCTTTGTTTCCGGAAAAGAAATCTGATATAGCAGATAGATTGATGAGACAGGTGACGCCATCTGCAAATGCTTACATATTACCAACTCCAGTCGATTCAAAGTCCTCATCAATCTTCACAAAACCCGTCACCCAAACAAGCCACAGTGCAAACTTATGGCATTCTTCTCCGCTAGAACCGATAAAGACCGCTCATAAAGATGTGGAAAGCAACCTCTATTCCCGTCTTCCCCGTCCTTCAGAACACGCATTTTCTGGACCACTTAAACCATCCTCGACCCGTCTTCCAGTTCCAGTTCCTGCTCAGGCTCAGTCATCTTCTCCAAGGATCTCTCCTACTGCTTCACCTCCGCTTGCTTCTTCTCCTCGGATCAACGAACTCCATGAGCTTCCAAGACCACCAGGTCAGTTTGCACCGCCACGACGCTCGAAATCTCCTGGTCTGGTTGGTCATTCGGCGCCATTAGCGGCTTGGAATCAAGAAAGAAGCAATGTAGTTGTGTCAACGAACATTGTAGCATCACCACTTCCGGTACCACCACTTGTCGTAGCGAGAAGCTTCTCTATACCTTCTAGAAACCAGAGAGCCATGGTTCAACAACCCTTGCCTGAGAGGAACCAAAACAGAGTAGCCTCTCCACCGCCTTTGCCACTAACGCCAGCGTCTCTGATGAATCTCAGATCGCTGTCTCGGTCTCAAGTTGGGGAAGTTGCTCATCAGAGCGGACTAATTAGAG GAGTAAAACTGACTGAACACTACTGA